GTCGACTGGTTTGTAGAGCTAAGTGTCAGGGGGAGAGGGGTACTGTACGGGTACAGCAACGGCGCGCCAACGGGCAGTGTGAGGTTGTAGGAGTAGTCACCGACTGTGGGCGTCGTGAGTAACACCATGGCCACTTGGGATTTGATGGTCACGGTGGGACCAGAGTTCAACGTCTGCTTCGCGCCGACCAGCACCATGCCCTCGTCCGTGGCGGGGTTGCTTAACGTGACGGTGCCGCTAATGCTCTGCGAGTTGGAGGCTTGCAACGTAAACGGGTTCGTGCTGGTACTAATGTTGGTGATGCTCGTATTACTTGCGATCGGGACTGAGGCGATGACTGCTGCGGCATTGCCATCCGCGGTAATCACGACATCAAAGTGACATGGGAAACTGGGACAGTGTGTTGCATCCGTAGGAAGAAGGCCGAGGAAGAATTCGCCAGTTTGGGTATTCGGGACCGTCGTACGAACGACCGTCCCATTCTGCTGGGCCGTCACGACGACGTTGTTCGTGAGCAGCGACATCGCAACAAAGCCGTCGATTCCGTTGTTCAGCACATCGGTCATCACCTGGATAACGGGCTTGAGCGCATAGCTGCCGTTATTGCGTGCCACGATTGAGTTGCACGCATTAAACTCGAGCACCACGTCTACATGTTGCCCGGCGGCCACGTCGAAGTCGTGAACCAGTTTAATGCCGCTCTGGACTGCGCTGGGCGTAGCGAGCGCAATTTCAGTGGTCGAGTTCATCAGGACCACCGAATTGGCCAGAGGCTGCAGGGGATTATTACTGTTCGGCACCAGGACCAGGCGCAACTGCTGGTAATGGCCTGCGGTCAGGGGGGCCTGGCCCAGCGAGAGAAGCGTGCCATTATTGAGGTTAAGCAGATTGATTTTCTGCGGCGGATTGAGAGTGATATCGGTCCAGCCGGGATCCGTGTCGGAAGCCGTGGAACTTTGATGCACTCGAACTGTGTTGGGGGTCACATACACGGCATTAAATCCACAGGCTGGGTCGTCGGTGAGCGAAACGGCCATGGTGCCCGTGCCGCCACCGCTGGCACTGCTACCACCGCTGCCACTCCCACCACTCCCGCAGCCGATGAGAAGGAACCCGAGCAGAACTGCCATCACCGCTCTCACTGAGTTGAAACAATTCTTGGAGGTATTCATCTTTTCCCCTCCTATCCTTGAGGGCCATCATCGTGCAAAGTTCGACATGGACAACTCACCCGGGAGCAAATTGCATACGAGGTGAGCGAACTACTGTCCAAGAGAGTCCGGTAATTCCTCAACAAATACATGGGATGAGTGGCCCCATCACAGGGAGAGATATAAAACAGAGTTGTGTAAAAAAACAACAGCTTAGTAGTCCTACGTAAACAAGTGTGTCATATGAATTTAAACTGCGTGGTGTATCTCAACCATCTTTCCCTAATCGGTCAATAGGAGGGGGTGGAGAAAAATTCCTGCGGAACCGCTGAAGAGAACAAAATCTTCGGAGGCAATCGAGTTCAATTAAAGGATTGCGTCAGATACCATGGGCACCGAAGAAATTTAACCGTCATATATGAAATGTCCAGAAATCCTTCTGAGTGTCGACTTTTAATCCAAGAAATTTCATACCCTTCCCTGCCACGATTTGGTGGTTCACAAACAACTGATTTTGCGATTCCGCCATAGCCTCACTATTGGACAGTCGCCCATCTCACTGAAAAGGATAGCCTGTGTCACTATCTTTTGAGAACACTTTTGCCAATAGCGTGGTACCTCGCCTTCACGGCGGGTAAACTTTTGGCGCCTAGATTGCCTTCCGATCCGTCCCAGAGAAACGGAAAGATTCCAATGAACTCCGGAGACGAACATATGAGCTGCATATACTTGTCATTTTCCGCCAGCATTTTCCGCGTCTCCCCCTCTGTGGCTTGTGCAGGCATAATGGCTTGAGGAACAGCGATGAGCCTCTGATTCGCGATTAACTTAGAGCGCAACCTTTCTACATACCAAGACATGGAACGACCACCACAGTCCTTAAACGTGCCATGGTAGCAATCAAATCCGACCCAATCATACCCACTAGGAATTACGAACTTATTATTTCTAAGTGTCGCAGCAGCAAAAATGACTGCCACAGGCACGCCTGGGAATGTTGCATGAATCAGGGCGTTGACTGTCGCTAGATTTGTCGTCATTTGTTCAGGTGTCACACAATTTGATGGGCTAATGACGCAGTTTTGTGAGGCAGACCAGTAAGGCTCATCAAGTGGGTAAAATGCTGCCACATGCTCAATGCCGGCGGCCCTTACGGTCGATGCGATATTCTGCCATCTTGCCTGATAGTCGCTCCTTAAATTTAAATACTCGTCAAATAGTTCCCATCGCATACTGATTATCGACTTCATTCCATTTCTGGCAGCTTTGGAGACTTTGTTTGAAATATTCCCCGCGATCCACGCGATGTTGGAATGATCTGAAATATCATTAATGTAATCCCCACTTCCCACTCCATCCATCGCGCTCGCGAAATACCCAAAGAATTTAATATGGGGTGCCATTTCTTGGGAGGGGAGACATTCGCCAGCTTTAGGATCTAGTGCCCAGCCCTGGGCAGGTCCCCATAATGTTCCGATCACTCCTCCGATAATCGCCAGACAACGCATCGCCTTAACAAAATTCCTAACTGAGTCTCCGATATTCGTATCCACGTTAGCCATTTTTGCCTCTCACAACGAAGAAAAGTTATACGTGAAGTAGCGCAAGCAAGTTCAACTACCGGCCTAAGCGAACTATGACTCGGTTACTCGTCGGTTTCAGCTTATTGATATGCATCAGGAGCTAGCCCTGTCTGATATCTTCAAAATCCACTTCCGATTCAGCTCCTAAAGGTGGGCTTCGGCGGTGGCGCGTCTTTCGCGATCCACGTTGCTATAGATGCGGTTTTGCTGTGTACGCGGACGCATGAGGCCTGAAGAGTACCACGGGCTCAAAAGGGTAGCAACCTTCCCCCCGGTTCACAAGGGCGGGCTCTTGATTTCTTGACGGGACCGGTTCTAAATGCGATGCACCTACGGAAGAAGTTGAGAGCGCGACACCCGCCGAAGTGCGGAAAGGCAAGATGCGCAAGGAGGATGCCCCGTGCAAAGGACAGGAATTATAGGCCAGGTTATTTTCACAGGACTGTTGAGCGTGAGTGGGCTGGCTTTTGCGTTGGATGTCGCCGATGTGACTAGGGAGTGGACTCCCGAAGGGAAAAAACTTGCCGCTGAACGGGCCAAGCTGCCTGCTCACGATGAAATGGTCCGCGTCCCTGCGGGTCCGTTCATGATGGGAAGTGACAAGAAAGTTGATCATAACGCCTATCGTGCTGAGTTTCCGCAGCGCAGCGTCTATCTGGACGCTTTCGACATCGATAAGTTTGAGGTCACGACAGTGCAGTTCTTGAAGTTCGTCCTCGCCACGAATCGATCTCCCTTGATTGACTGGCAATACGATGGTGGAAATTTTCAAGACACCATGGTCAATCATCCGGTTATGCACGTCTCCTGGTACGACGCCGATGCCTATTGCAAGTGGGCAGGCAAGCGGTTGCCCTCTTCGGCAGAATGGGAGAAGGCGGCTCGAGGCGAGGACGGACGCATCTACCCATGGGGCAACGAACCGGCAGGTTTGAGCCGCGCGAACTTCGCCCGCACGGGGCTATCCGGCCCGGTGCGTGATCGGCCGGAACGTCTGCTGCTCTACCCGCCCATCATCTCTGTCGACAAGTACGAGAACGCCGTCAGCCCCTATGGCGTCTATCAGATGGCCGGCAATGTCGCAGAATGGACAGCCGACTGGTATGACCCCGACTACTACAAAAAGGCACCGAACCGAAATCCAAAGGGGCCTGAGAAGGGAACCCAGAAGGCCTTTCGTGGAGGAGGTTGGATCGACAGTGCGCCTTCCGTGCGACCTGCCCAGCGAAATGGAACAGAGCCTAACACGAAGATGAACTGGCTCGGGTTTCGCTGTGCACGGGATGTGAAAGAAGGGGGTGAAGCGTCGCAAGCGAAGCCGGAACGAACCAGTCTACAGTAAGCCTTCCTGACGCGGGTCCTATCACATCACAGGCCGGTCCGAGGGGTCATGCCGCCTCAGCAACTCGGCGGCGTGACCCGCGGTTGATTAGTTTGCTTCCTCTTGTGAATCTCTTATGAGAGCAAGTAGTTAGAGATTTGCGCTACCTCACCGCTACCAGCTCGAAATCATTTGGTTTTGGAACCGGCAGAAGGATACGTCAAAGTCATTGAAAAATCGACTTCTCCCCTCGCGACCATGAGAGAGGTTTTTGAACACTGTGCGCAGATCGACTAGACAAGCGGAAAGAAGCTGAAGATCGTTTTGAAGGTTTTGTCTTTCGTTCGAAGTGGTGAACAGGTAAGACTCGAATGGTTAGACTGAGCTTGTGCTAAATTTGTGCTAAAAGTAACCCTAAAGGCCACGATTCATTGGAATCAATGGAAACAGTAGAAGCCACCTAAGAGCCCAATAAAGAACGAAAAGTGGGGAAACCATTTGAAACACCGAGCCTTTTCAAAAACATCTAGCTTCCATTTGTAAACCGCAGGTTGGAGGTTCGATTCCTCTCGCCAGCTCCAGCACATAGACGGCTCGCCTCCTCTCAGTTGCCACCACTTTACTCCCTCTTGCTAGGCCGAGCCCCTGGTTGAGGCGATCCACTGCAGCCTTGCT
Above is a window of Nitrospiraceae bacterium DNA encoding:
- a CDS encoding DUF4382 domain-containing protein translates to MNTSKNCFNSVRAVMAVLLGFLLIGCGSGGSGSGGSSASGGGTGTMAVSLTDDPACGFNAVYVTPNTVRVHQSSTASDTDPGWTDITLNPPQKINLLNLNNGTLLSLGQAPLTAGHYQQLRLVLVPNSNNPLQPLANSVVLMNSTTEIALATPSAVQSGIKLVHDFDVAAGQHVDVVLEFNACNSIVARNNGSYALKPVIQVMTDVLNNGIDGFVAMSLLTNNVVVTAQQNGTVVRTTVPNTQTGEFFLGLLPTDATHCPSFPCHFDVVITADGNAAAVIASVPIASNTSITNISTSTNPFTLQASNSQSISGTVTLSNPATDEGMVLVGAKQTLNSGPTVTIKSQVAMVLLTTPTVGDYSYNLTLPVGAPLLYPYSTPLPLTLSSTNQSTVAGVYTVVGTAQVLQADGSTTTYATQNPAPHSVATTSTTGVTGNNFSLSP
- a CDS encoding formylglycine-generating enzyme family protein, which encodes MQRTGIIGQVIFTGLLSVSGLAFALDVADVTREWTPEGKKLAAERAKLPAHDEMVRVPAGPFMMGSDKKVDHNAYRAEFPQRSVYLDAFDIDKFEVTTVQFLKFVLATNRSPLIDWQYDGGNFQDTMVNHPVMHVSWYDADAYCKWAGKRLPSSAEWEKAARGEDGRIYPWGNEPAGLSRANFARTGLSGPVRDRPERLLLYPPIISVDKYENAVSPYGVYQMAGNVAEWTADWYDPDYYKKAPNRNPKGPEKGTQKAFRGGGWIDSAPSVRPAQRNGTEPNTKMNWLGFRCARDVKEGGEASQAKPERTSLQ